A single window of Cataglyphis hispanica isolate Lineage 1 chromosome 2, ULB_Chis1_1.0, whole genome shotgun sequence DNA harbors:
- the LOC126859088 gene encoding RNA-binding protein 39 isoform X1 encodes MRGVSESSPTRAMAEDLDVEAMLEAPYRKGEQDSSSKDKSSKENGSSRKSSGKSKHRSRSRSRSRDRDRREKDKDRRDRDRDRDRDRDRDRDRDRDRDRRRRSRSRDRRDRDRDRDNDRDRDRRDRDRDRDRDRDRDRDRDRDRDRDRDRDRRRKRSLTPLTLPRARPPFGKGHSPLGINDELTPEERDARTVFCMQLSQRIRARDLEEFFSSVGKVQDVRLITCNKTRRFKGIAYVEFKDPESVTLALGLSGQKLLGVPIVVQHTQAEKNRMGNSMPNLMPKGQTGPMRLYVGSLHFNITEDMLRGIFEPFGKIDNIQLIMDPETGRSKGYGFLTFRNADDAKKALEQLNGFELAGRPMKVGNVTERTDLIQGPSLLDTDELDRSGIDLGATGRLQLMFKLAEGTGLEIPPAAANALNMAPVMTQPQPPPQAAPPIATQCFMLSNMFDPQNETNPNWAKEIRDDVIEECNKHGGVLHVYVDQASPQGNVYVKCPSIATAVAAVNSLHGRWFAGRVITAAYVPVVNYHSLFPDAMTALQLLVPSAPRRGM; translated from the exons ATGCGTGGCGTTTCAGAGAGCTCTCCAACTCGCGCAATGGCGGAGGATTTGGATGTCGAAGCGATGCTGGAGGCCCCGTATAGGAAGGGG GAGCAGGACTCCTCCTCCAAAGACAAGTCCTCCAAGGAGAATGGGTCTAGTCGCAAATCATCAGG gaAAAGCAAACATCGTTCGCGTTCTCGTTCACGATCTCGAGATCGCGATCGTCGGGAAAAGGACAAAGATCGGCGGGATCGTGACAGAGACAGGGACCGGGATCGCGATCGGGACAGagatcgcgatcgcgatcgtGATCGTCGACGCAGATCGCGATCGCGAGACAGGCGAGACCGCGACAGGGATCGAGACAACGATAGAGACAGGGACAGgcgagacagagacagagacaggGATAGGGATAGGGATAGGGATAGGGATAGGGATAGggatagagatagagataggGATAGGgatagaagaagaaagagatcaCTAACTCCGCTCACTCTTCCCAGAGCCCGACCGCCGTTCGGCAAAGGTCACAGCCCTCTTGGAAT aaaTGATGAATTGACGCCAGAGGAGCGAGATGCCCGAACTGTATTTTGTATGCAACTAAGTCAGCGAATCCGTGCACGTGATTTGGAGGAATTCTTTTCGAGTGTCGGCAAAGTGCAAGATGTTAGACTAATTACATGCAATAAAACTCGAAGATTTAAGGGCATTGCTTATGTCGAATTTAAGGATCCAGAAAGTGTGACACTT gCTCTCGGTCTATCAGGTCAGAAACTCCTTGGCGTACCTATTGTAGTACAGCATACACAAGCTGAGAAGAATCGTATGGGCAACTCGATGCCAAACTTAATGCCTAAAGGACAAACAGGACCCATGCGATTGTATGTAGGATCtctgcattttaatattacagaaGATATGCTTCGCGGAATTTTTGAACCATTcggaaaaattgataacattcaattaattatggaCCCTGAAACCGGGCGTAGCAAGGGTTATGGTTTTCTCACA TTCAGAAATGCAGATGATGCGAAAAAAGCTTTAGAACAACTGAATGGATTCGAACTCGCTGGTAGACCTATGAAAGTTGGCAATGTAACAGAACGAACTGATTTGATTCAGGGACCTTCTCTTCTCGATACAGATGAGTTAGATCGTAGTGGTATCGATCTCGGTGCAACTGGAAG ATTACAGCTGATGTTCAAATTGGCGGAAGGTACAGGCCTGGAAATTCCTCCTGCTGCAGCAAACGCTTTAAATATGGCTCCAGTCATGACACAACCACAGCCGCCACCTCAAGCAGCACCTCCAATTGCGACACAGTGCTTTATGTTATCGAATATGTTCGATCCACAAAA TGAGACAAATCCTAATTGGGCAAAGGAAATCCGCGACGATGTAATTGAAGAATGCAACAAGCATGGCGGCGTGTTGCACGTGTACGTGGATCAAGCATCACCACAGGGCAACGTTTATGTGAAGTGTCCGTCGATTGCAACCGCTGTGGCAGCGGTAAATTCGCTACATGGTCGATGGTTTGCCGGTCGTGTCATAACTGCCGCCTATGTGCCGGTAGTGAATTATCACTCTTTGTTCCCGGACGCAATGACCGCGTTGCAACTATTAGTACCAAGCGCGCCGCGAAGAGGAATGTGA
- the LOC126859093 gene encoding uncharacterized protein C19orf47 yields MAASLSAYWVKFFKGAGFPQDVATKHAVVFSNNRIKPDMLPDLDKPSLKEMGITLMGDMIAILRYAKKVVEETTCERFLVDTEDVASAPKVNSKPVAKKVVKEIGNKTTVLLASKTDSTKKIVKPLSTTAKKIVTIKKPISASNTNNVTNQKQIPIKRKLVSEEVYEDDNNWNIVEKKVKATNGKDDAIEYTVTVPKSNVRTQILKKPVEQKRTVFDRLGDSSVTSTTNLADTTPTFNITGVSKDVFKRSNSVFKRLGDIDDKRDHVPTAGILKNGSGITSSPGILKNPQSPSVRTSIVTTKRVISKTTGTMHADHEINKKIGLNNTSRIFKVKKESDVTPSSERITKSAVTSGKLASERLISIPAKARLGTTTAKQVTFSKMATVTHVKRNVFSRLGL; encoded by the exons ATGGCTGCATCCTTGTCAG CTTATTGGGTGAAGTTTTTCAAAGGGGCTGGATTTCCACAAGATGTAGCTACTAAACATGCGGTTGTATTCTCTAACAATCGTATTAAACCAGATATGTTACCAGATTTAGATAAACCTAGTTTAAAAGAGATGGGTATTACATTAATGGGTGATATGATCGCTATTTTGAGATATGCCAAGAAAGTTGTGGAAGAAACAACATGTGAGAGATTTTTAGTCGATACGGAAGATGTAGCTTCAGCTCCAAAAGTTAATTCAAAACCTGTTGCAAAGAAAGTAGTCAAAGAAATTGGAAATAAGACAACAGTTTTATTAGCTTCAAAAACAGATTCTACAAAGAAGATAGTTAAACCTTTGTCTACAACAGCAAAAAAGATTGTGACCATAAAGAAACCAATATCTGCATCAAATACTAACAATGTTACTAATCAAAAGCAAATCCctatcaaaagaaaattagtaTCAGAAGAAGTATATGAAGACGATAATAATTGGAATATTGTAGAAAAGAAGGTCAAAGCGACAAATGGCAAGGATGACGCCATCGAATATACTGTCACTGTTCCAAAATCGAACGTAAGAACTCAAATTCTTAAAAAGCCTGTTGAACAAAAGCGAACAGTATTTGACAGACTAGGTGACAGTTCTGTTACAAGCACCACCAATTTAGCTGATACAACACCTACTTTCAACATTACTGGTGTCAGTAAAGATGTATTCAAAAGATCGAATAGTGTGTTTAAGCGTCTTGGCGACATAGATGATAAGAGGGATCATGTACCTACTGCAGGAATACTTAAGAATGGATCAGGAATCACTAGTTCACCTGGTATATTGAAGAATCCACAATCACCTAGTGTACGTACATCAATTGTAACGACGAAAAGAGTTATATCTAAAACTACTGGTACTATGCATGCTGATCACGAAATCAACAAGAAGATTGGTTTGAACAATACAAGTCGTATATTTAAAGTGAAAAAAGAATCTGATGTTACACCAAGCAGTGAAAGAATCACCAAATCTGCAGTTACATCTGGCAAATTag CTTCGGAGCGACTTATCTCTATACCAGCTAAGGCACGCCTTGGCACTACCACTGCCAAACAAGTGACTTTTAGTAAAATGGCAACAGTGACGCACGTCAAGAGAAATGTTTTCAGTCGTTTAGGCCTTTAA
- the LOC126859088 gene encoding RNA-binding protein 39 isoform X2 produces the protein MRGVSESSPTRAMAEDLDVEAMLEAPYRKGQDSSSKDKSSKENGSSRKSSGKSKHRSRSRSRSRDRDRREKDKDRRDRDRDRDRDRDRDRDRDRDRDRRRRSRSRDRRDRDRDRDNDRDRDRRDRDRDRDRDRDRDRDRDRDRDRDRDRDRRRKRSLTPLTLPRARPPFGKGHSPLGINDELTPEERDARTVFCMQLSQRIRARDLEEFFSSVGKVQDVRLITCNKTRRFKGIAYVEFKDPESVTLALGLSGQKLLGVPIVVQHTQAEKNRMGNSMPNLMPKGQTGPMRLYVGSLHFNITEDMLRGIFEPFGKIDNIQLIMDPETGRSKGYGFLTFRNADDAKKALEQLNGFELAGRPMKVGNVTERTDLIQGPSLLDTDELDRSGIDLGATGRLQLMFKLAEGTGLEIPPAAANALNMAPVMTQPQPPPQAAPPIATQCFMLSNMFDPQNETNPNWAKEIRDDVIEECNKHGGVLHVYVDQASPQGNVYVKCPSIATAVAAVNSLHGRWFAGRVITAAYVPVVNYHSLFPDAMTALQLLVPSAPRRGM, from the exons ATGCGTGGCGTTTCAGAGAGCTCTCCAACTCGCGCAATGGCGGAGGATTTGGATGTCGAAGCGATGCTGGAGGCCCCGTATAGGAAGGGG CAGGACTCCTCCTCCAAAGACAAGTCCTCCAAGGAGAATGGGTCTAGTCGCAAATCATCAGG gaAAAGCAAACATCGTTCGCGTTCTCGTTCACGATCTCGAGATCGCGATCGTCGGGAAAAGGACAAAGATCGGCGGGATCGTGACAGAGACAGGGACCGGGATCGCGATCGGGACAGagatcgcgatcgcgatcgtGATCGTCGACGCAGATCGCGATCGCGAGACAGGCGAGACCGCGACAGGGATCGAGACAACGATAGAGACAGGGACAGgcgagacagagacagagacaggGATAGGGATAGGGATAGGGATAGGGATAGGGATAGggatagagatagagataggGATAGGgatagaagaagaaagagatcaCTAACTCCGCTCACTCTTCCCAGAGCCCGACCGCCGTTCGGCAAAGGTCACAGCCCTCTTGGAAT aaaTGATGAATTGACGCCAGAGGAGCGAGATGCCCGAACTGTATTTTGTATGCAACTAAGTCAGCGAATCCGTGCACGTGATTTGGAGGAATTCTTTTCGAGTGTCGGCAAAGTGCAAGATGTTAGACTAATTACATGCAATAAAACTCGAAGATTTAAGGGCATTGCTTATGTCGAATTTAAGGATCCAGAAAGTGTGACACTT gCTCTCGGTCTATCAGGTCAGAAACTCCTTGGCGTACCTATTGTAGTACAGCATACACAAGCTGAGAAGAATCGTATGGGCAACTCGATGCCAAACTTAATGCCTAAAGGACAAACAGGACCCATGCGATTGTATGTAGGATCtctgcattttaatattacagaaGATATGCTTCGCGGAATTTTTGAACCATTcggaaaaattgataacattcaattaattatggaCCCTGAAACCGGGCGTAGCAAGGGTTATGGTTTTCTCACA TTCAGAAATGCAGATGATGCGAAAAAAGCTTTAGAACAACTGAATGGATTCGAACTCGCTGGTAGACCTATGAAAGTTGGCAATGTAACAGAACGAACTGATTTGATTCAGGGACCTTCTCTTCTCGATACAGATGAGTTAGATCGTAGTGGTATCGATCTCGGTGCAACTGGAAG ATTACAGCTGATGTTCAAATTGGCGGAAGGTACAGGCCTGGAAATTCCTCCTGCTGCAGCAAACGCTTTAAATATGGCTCCAGTCATGACACAACCACAGCCGCCACCTCAAGCAGCACCTCCAATTGCGACACAGTGCTTTATGTTATCGAATATGTTCGATCCACAAAA TGAGACAAATCCTAATTGGGCAAAGGAAATCCGCGACGATGTAATTGAAGAATGCAACAAGCATGGCGGCGTGTTGCACGTGTACGTGGATCAAGCATCACCACAGGGCAACGTTTATGTGAAGTGTCCGTCGATTGCAACCGCTGTGGCAGCGGTAAATTCGCTACATGGTCGATGGTTTGCCGGTCGTGTCATAACTGCCGCCTATGTGCCGGTAGTGAATTATCACTCTTTGTTCCCGGACGCAATGACCGCGTTGCAACTATTAGTACCAAGCGCGCCGCGAAGAGGAATGTGA
- the LOC126857000 gene encoding uncharacterized protein LOC126857000, which yields MNATDVRFKRWTPAVPQKAPDNIVSSSYTTTRAFVPSYEKYEYLYALNREMQPRIEQLLSNEYQRIWWKEKQAWDKTITARKILTKKILPRMMVKKKVPTCVTVKYPRAGRSRGRRNEDFKKKSDLKNDEEISSAKRNDNTKLEEHEKNVLEECEEMKSEKFEETELHREHEEAKSKKSEDTKSEKFEGTKSEKFEETKSEKIEETKSEKSEKSEETRLEKYEGVEEDKHEETKSEKSDGTRLEKHEEREGELYEKAKSEKYEETKLEKFEETKPEEHEETQQENNKDIKKEK from the exons ATGAACGCAACGGACGTCCGCTTTAAAAGATGGACCCCCGCGGTGCCACAAAAAGCACCGGACAACATCGTGTCGTCGAGCTACACGACGACGAGAGCATTCGTGCCGTCGTATGAAAAGTATGAATATTTGTATGCACTTAATAG AGAAATGCAGCCTCGTATCGAACAATTACTCTCGAACGAATATCAGCGTATTTGGTGGAAGGAGAAACAGGCCTGGGACAAGACCATAACTGCCCGAAAAAttctaactaaaaaaatactacCTCGTATG atggttaaaaaaaaagtacctACATGCGTGACCGTCAAATATCCAAGAGCGGGACGATCGAGAGGAAGAAGGAACgaagattttaaaaagaagtcTGATTTGAAAAATGACGAAGAAATCAGCTCTGCAAAACGAAACGACAATACAAAATTAGAAgaacatgaaaaaaatgtattagaaGAATGTGAGGAAATGAAATCTGAGAAATTCGAGGAAACGGAATTACATAGAGAACATGAAGAagcaaaatcgaaaaaatccGAGGACACTAAATCAGAGAAATTCGAAGGAActaaatctgaaaaattcgAGGAAACTAAATCAGAGAAAATCGAGGAAACTAAATCAGAGAAATCAGAGAAATCCGAAGAAACgagattagaaaaatatgaaggAGTAGAAGAAGACAAACACGAGGAAACTAAATCGGAGAAATCCGACGGAACGAGATTAGAAAAacatgaagagagagaaggagagttATACGAGAAGGCgaaatcagaaaaatatgaagaaacaaaattagaaaaattcgaAGAAACAAAACCAGAAGAACACGAGGAAACACAGCaagaaaataacaaagatataaaaaaagaaaaataa
- the LOC126859085 gene encoding 2',5'-phosphodiesterase 12 isoform X1 — MQSVFAVKLFSYRAHLVSSSILTSFRSKHVHPKHVLKMNEAFLRYEKGSEVFDISFRYVDETMKVDRQFNFSRQIAESVNNFLKRIDTNVCKIINKKMERKRKKDHNLDTCSLPSDNVDTGKIKLLKDDIKVDGNVLCESLLQDNAELKLVIFEKTFLVKHNAPYIINISLPSSILVGFPTYPSKFESLYTDKKRSIFNWYKNDAINNKPNLWTHIGNGYLYIPNISDIGCNLKINCEPRNESDSGYNMEVESKSVVEAGPGPCPFDIRHQFTKHKLLGRSFRIMSYNILADTYADSDFSKDVLYPYCPQYALDMDYRKQLILKEIIGFNSDIICLQEVDRKIYEYDLLPSLYMLNYDGVFITKNEINEGLATFFNQERFEKLGFEYSVMAQNTTFPRFAAVWSKINNEKTKERFFGRNTTIQVTTLRSKENRSEILVIGNTHLYFKPDADHIRLLQGYYAITYVHEVAKKIREENPEYNVSIILCGDFNSVPECGIYQLMTENYVPETCVDWRSNAEEAVENVSLMQDLCMSSACGTPEYTNYTPEFSGCLDYIFYERDKFEVEQIIPMPSKEELTLHTGLPSVVFPSDHISLCTDLKLKE; from the exons ATGCAAAGTGTATTCGCGGTTAAATTGTTCTCGTACAGAGCTCATCTGGTCTCATCGTCGATCCTCACGTCGTTCCGCAGCAAACACGTGCACCCGAAACACGTGTTAAAGATGAACGAGGCTTTCCTCCGCTACGAGAAAGGTAGCGAGGTGTTCGACATTTCATTCCGCTACGTGGACGAGACGATGAAAGTCGACCGTCAATTCAACTTCTCCAGGCAGATCGCAGAGAGCGTGAACAACTTCCTCAAGAGGATCGACACAAATGTTTGCaagatcataaataaaaag atggagaggaaaagaaaaaaagatcataaTTTAGATACATGTTCTCTGCCAAGTGATAACGTGGATACTGGGAAAATCAAGCTTCTTAAGGATGATATCAAAGTGGATGGCAACGTGTTGTGCGAGAGCCTTCTACAGGATAATGCAGAACTTAAGCTAGTTATATTCGAGAAAACGTTTTTAGTGAAACATAATGCACCTTATATCATCAATATTTCGTTACCATCAAGTATACTAGTGGGTTTTCCAACTTACCCATCTAAATTTGAATCATTGTACACTGACAAGAAACGGTCGATATTTAACTGGTACAAAAACGATGCTATTAACAACAAGCCAAATTTATGGACTCACATAGGAAATGGATATCTGTATATACCAAACATATCTGACATTGGTTGCAACTTGAAGATTAACTGCGAACCGCGAAATGAGTCGGATTCTGGTTATAACATGGAAGTAGAGTCGAAGAGCGTCGTGGAGGCTGGTCCTGGGCCATGTCCATTTGACATTCGACATCAATTTacgaaacataaattattgggCAGAAg ttttagAATAATGTCCTACAATATACTAGCAGATACATATGCTGATTCTGATTTTTCGAAGGATGTGTTGTATCCATATTGTCCACAATATGCATTAGATATGGACTatagaaaacaattaataCTCAAAGAAATAATAG GTTTTAATAGTGACATAATTTGTCTGCAAGAAGTAGACAGGAAAATATATGAGTATGACTTGTTGCCATCTTTGTACATGCTAAATTACGATGGCGTATTTATCACAAAGAATGAAATTAACGAAGGACTTGCCACATTTTTCAATCAAGAAAGATTCGAGAAATTAGGATTTGAATATAGTGTAATGGCTCAAAATACCACTTTTCCAAGGTTCGCCGCTGTTTGGTCCAAAATCAACAATGAAAAGACAAAGGAGAGGTTTTTTGGTAGAAATACAACAATTCAG GTAACGACATTGCGATCTAAAGAGAACCGATCTGAAATCTTGGTCATCGGTAATACGCATTTATACTTTAAACCCGATGCAGATCACATACGTTTGTTGCAAGGATATTACGCGATTACATACGTGCATGAAGTAGcgaaaaaaatacgagaagag AATCCCGAATATAATGTAAGCATAATACTTTGTGGAGACTTTAATAGCGTGCCAGAATGCGGCATTTATCAACTAATGACTGAAAATTACGTTCCGGAGACATGTGTAGACTGGAGAAGTA ATGCCGAGGAAGCTGTAGAAAATGTATCCTTAATGCAAGATCTTTGCATGTCTAGTGCCTGTGGCACGCCAGAGTATACGAATTACACGCCAGAGTTTTCTGGTTGTctagattatatattctatgagAGAGATAAATTCGAAGTAGAGCAGATAATCCCGATGCCTAGTAAGGAGGAGCTTACTCTTCATACGGGTTTACCATCTGTTGTGTTTCCAAGTGATCACATATCCTTGTGcacagatttaaaattaaaagaataa
- the LOC126859085 gene encoding 2',5'-phosphodiesterase 12 isoform X2 has protein sequence MNEAFLRYEKGSEVFDISFRYVDETMKVDRQFNFSRQIAESVNNFLKRIDTNVCKIINKKMERKRKKDHNLDTCSLPSDNVDTGKIKLLKDDIKVDGNVLCESLLQDNAELKLVIFEKTFLVKHNAPYIINISLPSSILVGFPTYPSKFESLYTDKKRSIFNWYKNDAINNKPNLWTHIGNGYLYIPNISDIGCNLKINCEPRNESDSGYNMEVESKSVVEAGPGPCPFDIRHQFTKHKLLGRSFRIMSYNILADTYADSDFSKDVLYPYCPQYALDMDYRKQLILKEIIGFNSDIICLQEVDRKIYEYDLLPSLYMLNYDGVFITKNEINEGLATFFNQERFEKLGFEYSVMAQNTTFPRFAAVWSKINNEKTKERFFGRNTTIQVTTLRSKENRSEILVIGNTHLYFKPDADHIRLLQGYYAITYVHEVAKKIREENPEYNVSIILCGDFNSVPECGIYQLMTENYVPETCVDWRSNAEEAVENVSLMQDLCMSSACGTPEYTNYTPEFSGCLDYIFYERDKFEVEQIIPMPSKEELTLHTGLPSVVFPSDHISLCTDLKLKE, from the exons ATGAACGAGGCTTTCCTCCGCTACGAGAAAGGTAGCGAGGTGTTCGACATTTCATTCCGCTACGTGGACGAGACGATGAAAGTCGACCGTCAATTCAACTTCTCCAGGCAGATCGCAGAGAGCGTGAACAACTTCCTCAAGAGGATCGACACAAATGTTTGCaagatcataaataaaaag atggagaggaaaagaaaaaaagatcataaTTTAGATACATGTTCTCTGCCAAGTGATAACGTGGATACTGGGAAAATCAAGCTTCTTAAGGATGATATCAAAGTGGATGGCAACGTGTTGTGCGAGAGCCTTCTACAGGATAATGCAGAACTTAAGCTAGTTATATTCGAGAAAACGTTTTTAGTGAAACATAATGCACCTTATATCATCAATATTTCGTTACCATCAAGTATACTAGTGGGTTTTCCAACTTACCCATCTAAATTTGAATCATTGTACACTGACAAGAAACGGTCGATATTTAACTGGTACAAAAACGATGCTATTAACAACAAGCCAAATTTATGGACTCACATAGGAAATGGATATCTGTATATACCAAACATATCTGACATTGGTTGCAACTTGAAGATTAACTGCGAACCGCGAAATGAGTCGGATTCTGGTTATAACATGGAAGTAGAGTCGAAGAGCGTCGTGGAGGCTGGTCCTGGGCCATGTCCATTTGACATTCGACATCAATTTacgaaacataaattattgggCAGAAg ttttagAATAATGTCCTACAATATACTAGCAGATACATATGCTGATTCTGATTTTTCGAAGGATGTGTTGTATCCATATTGTCCACAATATGCATTAGATATGGACTatagaaaacaattaataCTCAAAGAAATAATAG GTTTTAATAGTGACATAATTTGTCTGCAAGAAGTAGACAGGAAAATATATGAGTATGACTTGTTGCCATCTTTGTACATGCTAAATTACGATGGCGTATTTATCACAAAGAATGAAATTAACGAAGGACTTGCCACATTTTTCAATCAAGAAAGATTCGAGAAATTAGGATTTGAATATAGTGTAATGGCTCAAAATACCACTTTTCCAAGGTTCGCCGCTGTTTGGTCCAAAATCAACAATGAAAAGACAAAGGAGAGGTTTTTTGGTAGAAATACAACAATTCAG GTAACGACATTGCGATCTAAAGAGAACCGATCTGAAATCTTGGTCATCGGTAATACGCATTTATACTTTAAACCCGATGCAGATCACATACGTTTGTTGCAAGGATATTACGCGATTACATACGTGCATGAAGTAGcgaaaaaaatacgagaagag AATCCCGAATATAATGTAAGCATAATACTTTGTGGAGACTTTAATAGCGTGCCAGAATGCGGCATTTATCAACTAATGACTGAAAATTACGTTCCGGAGACATGTGTAGACTGGAGAAGTA ATGCCGAGGAAGCTGTAGAAAATGTATCCTTAATGCAAGATCTTTGCATGTCTAGTGCCTGTGGCACGCCAGAGTATACGAATTACACGCCAGAGTTTTCTGGTTGTctagattatatattctatgagAGAGATAAATTCGAAGTAGAGCAGATAATCCCGATGCCTAGTAAGGAGGAGCTTACTCTTCATACGGGTTTACCATCTGTTGTGTTTCCAAGTGATCACATATCCTTGTGcacagatttaaaattaaaagaataa
- the LOC126859088 gene encoding RNA-binding protein 39 isoform X3, with translation MHLKDEEQDSSSKDKSSKENGSSRKSSGKSKHRSRSRSRSRDRDRREKDKDRRDRDRDRDRDRDRDRDRDRDRDRRRRSRSRDRRDRDRDRDNDRDRDRRDRDRDRDRDRDRDRDRDRDRDRDRDRDRRRKRSLTPLTLPRARPPFGKGHSPLGINDELTPEERDARTVFCMQLSQRIRARDLEEFFSSVGKVQDVRLITCNKTRRFKGIAYVEFKDPESVTLALGLSGQKLLGVPIVVQHTQAEKNRMGNSMPNLMPKGQTGPMRLYVGSLHFNITEDMLRGIFEPFGKIDNIQLIMDPETGRSKGYGFLTFRNADDAKKALEQLNGFELAGRPMKVGNVTERTDLIQGPSLLDTDELDRSGIDLGATGRLQLMFKLAEGTGLEIPPAAANALNMAPVMTQPQPPPQAAPPIATQCFMLSNMFDPQNETNPNWAKEIRDDVIEECNKHGGVLHVYVDQASPQGNVYVKCPSIATAVAAVNSLHGRWFAGRVITAAYVPVVNYHSLFPDAMTALQLLVPSAPRRGM, from the exons ATGCACTTGAAAGACGAG GAGCAGGACTCCTCCTCCAAAGACAAGTCCTCCAAGGAGAATGGGTCTAGTCGCAAATCATCAGG gaAAAGCAAACATCGTTCGCGTTCTCGTTCACGATCTCGAGATCGCGATCGTCGGGAAAAGGACAAAGATCGGCGGGATCGTGACAGAGACAGGGACCGGGATCGCGATCGGGACAGagatcgcgatcgcgatcgtGATCGTCGACGCAGATCGCGATCGCGAGACAGGCGAGACCGCGACAGGGATCGAGACAACGATAGAGACAGGGACAGgcgagacagagacagagacaggGATAGGGATAGGGATAGGGATAGGGATAGGGATAGggatagagatagagataggGATAGGgatagaagaagaaagagatcaCTAACTCCGCTCACTCTTCCCAGAGCCCGACCGCCGTTCGGCAAAGGTCACAGCCCTCTTGGAAT aaaTGATGAATTGACGCCAGAGGAGCGAGATGCCCGAACTGTATTTTGTATGCAACTAAGTCAGCGAATCCGTGCACGTGATTTGGAGGAATTCTTTTCGAGTGTCGGCAAAGTGCAAGATGTTAGACTAATTACATGCAATAAAACTCGAAGATTTAAGGGCATTGCTTATGTCGAATTTAAGGATCCAGAAAGTGTGACACTT gCTCTCGGTCTATCAGGTCAGAAACTCCTTGGCGTACCTATTGTAGTACAGCATACACAAGCTGAGAAGAATCGTATGGGCAACTCGATGCCAAACTTAATGCCTAAAGGACAAACAGGACCCATGCGATTGTATGTAGGATCtctgcattttaatattacagaaGATATGCTTCGCGGAATTTTTGAACCATTcggaaaaattgataacattcaattaattatggaCCCTGAAACCGGGCGTAGCAAGGGTTATGGTTTTCTCACA TTCAGAAATGCAGATGATGCGAAAAAAGCTTTAGAACAACTGAATGGATTCGAACTCGCTGGTAGACCTATGAAAGTTGGCAATGTAACAGAACGAACTGATTTGATTCAGGGACCTTCTCTTCTCGATACAGATGAGTTAGATCGTAGTGGTATCGATCTCGGTGCAACTGGAAG ATTACAGCTGATGTTCAAATTGGCGGAAGGTACAGGCCTGGAAATTCCTCCTGCTGCAGCAAACGCTTTAAATATGGCTCCAGTCATGACACAACCACAGCCGCCACCTCAAGCAGCACCTCCAATTGCGACACAGTGCTTTATGTTATCGAATATGTTCGATCCACAAAA TGAGACAAATCCTAATTGGGCAAAGGAAATCCGCGACGATGTAATTGAAGAATGCAACAAGCATGGCGGCGTGTTGCACGTGTACGTGGATCAAGCATCACCACAGGGCAACGTTTATGTGAAGTGTCCGTCGATTGCAACCGCTGTGGCAGCGGTAAATTCGCTACATGGTCGATGGTTTGCCGGTCGTGTCATAACTGCCGCCTATGTGCCGGTAGTGAATTATCACTCTTTGTTCCCGGACGCAATGACCGCGTTGCAACTATTAGTACCAAGCGCGCCGCGAAGAGGAATGTGA